The proteins below are encoded in one region of Leishmania mexicana MHOM/GT/2001/U1103 complete genome, chromosome 5:
- a CDS encoding dihydrolipoamide branched chain transacylase,putative, producing the protein MRTASRMAHRCIGVAAGAATVVRAHGLHYTASQRHFFATTCALLGRCIPYKLADIGEGITEVLVLGVRVKAGDTINEFDPICEVQSDKATVDITSRYTGVVKAVYLQPGATAKVGSVMLDIIPEGADDAPEAASPSHNAPSPSSAAPAAQETAYSTSKPSSIPSAGKVLATPATRYLAREHNLDLAHVPATGKGGRVTKGDVLQFMDAGMSAGEASPPPSAASAAATAPPGTVVSGVQTEAGDTVMPITGVRRGMVKTMNQAASIPTFTFSEECELTRLMAVRESLKDVVKERSNGKAKLSFMPFFLKAASIALQHHPDVNAHCPADCSALVRKAAHNIGFAMDTPNGLIVPVVKHVERKSILDIANDMQALIERGKHNKLTTQDMTGGTFTLSNIGVIGATVTTPVLLPPQVAIGAIGRLQKLPRFEANGRLYAANLICVSFTADHRVIDGASMVRFANAYKQLLEHPEKMLVGLR; encoded by the coding sequence ATGCGTACTGCGAGTCGCatggcgcaccgctgcatcgGTGtggctgccggtgctgccacTGTCGTCCGCGCGCATGGCTTGCACTACACAGCGTCGCAGCGGCACTTCTTTGCGACCACGTGCGCACTACTCGGCCGCTGTATCCCATACAAGCTGGCGGATATCGGCGAGGGGATAACCgaggtgctggtgctgggcGTTCGCGTGAAGGCCGGCGACACCATCAACGAGTTCGACCCCATCTGCGAGGTGCAAAGCGACAAGGCCACCGTCGACATCACATCCCGCTACACAGGCGTGGTGAAGGCGGTGTACCTGCAGCCCGGTGCGACCGCGAAGGTGGGCTCCGTCATGCTCGACATCATCCCAGAAGGCGCCGATGATGCGCCAGaggccgcctcgccgtcccacaacgcgccgtcgccttcgtcagcggcgcctgctgctcaGGAGACAGCCTACTCCACGTCAAAGCCATCATCCATCCCCTCGGCAGGTAAGGTGCTTGCGACACCGGCAACGCGGTACCTGGCGCGGGAGCACAACCTGGACCTCGCACATGTGCCGGCCACCGGCAAGGGCGGACGAGTAACGAAGGGAGACGTGCTTCAGTTCATGGATGCGGGCATGTCTGCAGGGGAGGCgtcaccgcctccatctgcggcgtcggctgccgccactgcgccACCTGGAACCGTCGTGTCTGGAGTTcagacggaggcgggtgACACCGTCATGCCCATCACCggcgtgcgccgcggcaTGGTCAAGACGATGAACCAGGCTGCGTCGATCCCCACCTTCACCTTCAGCGAGGAGTGCGAGCTCACCCGGCTCATGGCTGTGCGCGAGTCGCTGAAGGATGTGGTGAAGGAGCGCAGCAACGGCAAGGCAAAGCTGTCCTTCATGCCTTTCTTTCTCAAGGCGGCGTCcatcgcgctgcagcaccacccagACGTCAACGCTCACTGCCCGGCAGACTGCTCGGCGTTGGTGCGCAAGGCGGCACACAACATCGGCTTCGCCATGGACACGCCAAACGGACTCATCGTGCCGGTTGTAAAACATGTGGAGCGCAAGTCCATCCTCGACATCGCCAACGACATGCAGGCCCTCATTGAGCGTGGCAAGCACAACAAGCTGACGACACAGGACATGACAGGCGGTACCTTCACGCTGAGCAACATTGGCGTGATTGGGGCAACGGTGACAacgccggtgctgctcccGCCTCAGGTTGCCATTGGGGCCATTGGCCGCCTACAGAAACTGCCGCGCTTCGAGGCGAACGGCCGCCTGTACGCGGCGAATCTCATCTGCGTCTCCTTCACAGCCGACCATCGCGTGATCGATGGCGCGAGCATGGTTCGATTTGCGAACGCGTACAAGCAGCTGCTAGAGCATCCCGAGAAGATGCTGGTGGGTCTGCGGTAA
- a CDS encoding dual specificity phosphatase-like protein has protein sequence MSKCKRCLQNLNGPAFDLKAVQEAQHTFLEEESVCNAAQAYPMSDITSLLAVGSWKDASNPELLKAHNIRYVLNVAKELIPTEEKMIAQNNDIVSEWIPMSDSHTQDVSEHLIKAFRFIERARSEHSRVLVHCRRGISRSAAIIVAYLMASEHRSYEEALKFVTERRSCVSLNLAFQERLSEFVPSSEFFHGPPTQQQQQQPETASPPSTSSFNSLLPTLAGVASRTDSGHASHSTQPQPVQESDQPLLLPPEYHSVTNSSRARSGVHTALSQSLGPLKMGKQARVSCSATSTSTSASTRVTSGKSGKSTSLEKTSRSHAPPKQQQSRRGSASPPTFALTSTAAGSSARLAATAVIPGIQSAEDEVMTTPAPESVGSRDDGDDEVEEPCSPMGVHGRRALTRLNCAQVNRSSASAGSRLHLSRAYSGEKEVFTTTTAMTTTVTTTLMHISKCGPDGMPAEANEVGDSEVRYSSSSANTSESHLHLHHSPRAPAQRGSAFDVSDDDADDSGSIAGTSTPLSLQKTSQRNPRVRKALSANFTGAPVSVNESNSSEGRQDFAAGECNSSPTATGGGNAMGTAVAMDGLLATRYGTQCAFNEEGVAPQSPTTAHSSPVVAGVTSRASSLSG, from the coding sequence ATGTCGAAGTGTAAGCGGTGCCTGCAGAACCTAAACGGCCCGGCGTTTGACCTGAAAGCCGTccaggaggcgcagcacacgTTCCTCGAGGAGGAGTCGGTGTGCAACGCCGCCCAAGCCTACCCGATGAGCGACATCACCTCGCTCCTAGCGGTCGGCTCGTGGAAGGACGCCTCTAATCCGGAACTGCTCAAGGCGCACAACATCCGCTACGTCCTCAACGTTGCGAAGGAGCTGATCCCGACGGAGGAGAAGATGATTGCGCAGAACAACGACATTGTGTCCGAGTGGATCCCGATGAGCgactcgcacacacaggaTGTCTCTGAGCACCTGATCAAGGCATTTCGCTTCAtcgagcgcgcgcgcagtgAGCACTCTCGTGTGCTCGTACACTGCCGCCGTGGTATatcccgcagcgccgccattATCGTTGCCTACCTCATGGCGTCCGAGCACCGCAGCTACGAAGAAGCCCTGAAGTTTGTGACGgagcggcggagctgcgttTCGTTGAACTTGGCGTTCCAGGAGCGTCTGTCCGAGTTTGTGCCCAGCAGCGAGTTCTTCCACGGCCCCCcaacacagcagcagcagcagcaacctGAGACTgcatctcccccctccacatcCTCTTTCAACTCCCTGCTGCCCACGCTTGCTGGCGTCGCATCGCGCACGGACAGCGGCCACGCCAGCCACTCTACTCAGCCGCAGCCCGTGCAGGAGTCAGACcaaccgctgctgctgccgccggagTATCATAGCGTGACgaacagcagccgcgccagaAGCGGCGTGCACACCGCGCTGTCGCAGAGCCTCGGGCCGCTAAAGATGGGCAAGCAGGCGCGCGTGTCGTGTTCAGCGACCTCCACTTCAACCTCGGCATCGACGCGAGTCACCTCCGGCAAGTCCGGCAAGTCGACGTCGCTCGAGAAGACGTCCAGGTCGCATGCCCcaccgaagcagcagcagagccgcCGTGGCAGTGCCTCACCGCCAACGTTTGCTCTTACTAGCACCGCAGCAGGATCGTCGGCTCGGTTGGCCGCGACAGCTGTCATCCCGGGCATCCAGAGcgccgaggacgaggtgATGACGACGCCTGCGCCGGAAAGCGTCGGCAGCCGCGACGATGGCGATGACGAAGTAGAGGAACCCTGTTCACCAATGGGCGTTCACGGTCGCCGTGCCCTTACGCGGCTCAACTGTGCTCAGGTAAACAGAAGCTCGGCATCTGCCGGGTCGCGGCTGCATCTGTCGCGCGCCTATTCGGGCGAAAAGGAGGTGTTCACCACTACCACGGCGATGACGACCACCGTCACGACTACGCTGATGCACATCAGCAAGTGCGGTCCTGATGGAATGCCCGCTGAGGCCAACGAAgtcggcgacagcgaggtGCGGTACAGTAGTAGCAGCGCCAACACGAGTGAAAGCCACTTGCACCTTCACCACAGCCCTCGcgctccagcgcagcgcggcagcgccttcGACGTCTCggacgatgacgccgacgacAGCGGCTCCATCGCCGGCACCAGCACCCCGCTGTCCTTGCAGAAAACCAGTCAGCGGAACCCGCGCGTCCGCAAGGCACTTTCCGCCAACTTCACTGGCGCACCAGTATCGGTGAATgagagcaacagcagcgagggcAGGCAGGACTTCGCGGCAGGCGAGTGCAACAGCAGCCCCACCGCTACCGGGGGTGGCAATGCGATGGGCACGGCAGTCGCCATGGACGGGCTTTTGGCCACGCGCTACGGCACTCAGTGCGCATTCAACGAAGAAGGAGTGGCACCCCAGTCACCGACGACGGCGCACTCATCCCCTGTCGTGGCCGGGGTCACATCCCGTGCGTCAAGTCTTAGTGGCTGA
- a CDS encoding putative hydrogenase, giving the protein MDYIAPSSACIKPTLMSSGGINAVGSADPTGSTSGAVGMKRGGNAPSLGPSIAAAAQHPDVVKISLQDCLACSGCVTTAETVLVNAQSRHEIVSALLTSSPWTSSRTATGSASRPRLVSISSQSCASLAAYLHMPMAAVYEMVAGFMRATLTTAGLQEAARNAEIAAAGSPRDVMRNEEASGTSTTATTYDATAVLSESEPPIYVVDLEWAEQLSAELTAHEYDRRRRGGGNAEVGPLPLIVSSCPGWVCYCEKQGSALLPHLCPVMSAQGIAGSYAKHTVAADLYHVSIQPCFDRKLEAARDLMPTSTTAPPTEGTDVSVFYTDCVLSTAELLEWMTEADPTLPWRGHLDTNVTAVTALAGDNCPGHTAHQPTQLNEEEALASTPSPAASSTFAPAHEAARFAGSGGYHQSVIAHRLRVEGSAALPSSSSPSPSTPANIAYEVKRNRNHQLATCAALPDEVFCIGYGFQQIQNTVRGLKKRMAAMRSYTFIELMACPDGCLNGGGQVRPAQQPHAEVLDAVLDAYARNMEGSRERGGLGAATAAASSGSALACMFASAQPDSSDAQAEDGEVIMKAQRRRVEAAWQPFADATIAATAPSLGDALWRCTFRDREKEFAAMLNDGNVHSLKW; this is encoded by the coding sequence ATGGACTACATAGCTCCGTCATCAGCCTGCATCAAGCCCACCCTGATGTCCAGCGGGGGCATCAATGCAGTCGGTTCCGCTGACCCAACGGGATCGACAAGCGGTGCCGTTGGCATGAAGCGTGGTGGCAACGCACCGTCGCTTGGGCCCAGCattgctgccgccgctcagcACCCTGATGTTGTGAAGATCAGCCTGCAAGACTGCCTGGCGTGCAGCGGGTGTGTGACGACTGCGGAAACGGTGCTTGTCAACGCGCAGAGCCGCCACGAGATTGTCTCTGCCCTGCTCACATCGTCCCCATGGACGTCGTCAAGGACAGCGACGGGGAGCGCCTCTCGTCCTCGGCTGGTGAGCATCAGCTCCCAATCCtgcgcctccctcgccgcgTACCTTCACATGCCCATGGCTGCCGTGTACGAGATGGTGGCTGGTTTTATGCGAGCAACACTTACGACGGCCGGACTGCAGGAGGCCGCGAGGAACGCCGAgatcgccgctgccgggtCGCCGCGCGATGTCATGAGGAACGAAGAGGCGAGCGGTACGTCGACAACAGCGACGACATATGACGCCACGGCGGTCCTCTCCGAGTCGGAACCGCCAATCTACGTGGTAGACCTTGAGTGGGCCGAGCAACTCTCCGCAGAGCTGACGGCGCACGAGTACgatcggcgccgtcgcggcggcggcaatgCCGAGGTTGGACCGCTGCCGTTGATCGTCTCATCATGTCCAGGCTGGGTGTGCTACTGCGAGAAGCAGGgctcagcgctgctgccgcacctctGCCCTGTCATGTCCGCTCAAGGTATCGCCGGCAGCTACGCCAAAcacaccgtcgccgcggacCTCTACCACGTGTCGATACAACCCTGCTTTGACCGAAagctcgaggcggcgcgggaCTTGATGCCAACATCGACCACGGCGCCACCGACCGAAGGGACGGACGTGTCGGTCTTCTATACGGACTGCGTTCTCAGCACTGCGGAGTTGCTGGAGTGGATGACGGAGGCGGACCCGACGCTTCCGTGGAGGGGACACCTGGACACGAACGTCACCGCAGTCACCGCGTTGGCTGGCGACAACTGCCCAGGCCACACGGCCCACCAGCCCACGCAACTgaacgaggaagaggcgctcGCGTCAacaccgtcgccggcagcCTCTTCTACCTTCGCACCCGCccacgaggcggcgcggttcgccggcagtggcggctACCATCAATCGGTCAtcgcgcaccgcctgcggGTGGAAGGgtcggcagcgctgccgtcctcgtcgtcgccctcgccgagCACGCCCGCTAACATCGCGTACGAGGTGAAGCGGAACCGCAATCACCAGctcgccacctgcgccgccctGCCGGATGAGGTGTTCTGCATCGGCTACGGCTTCCAGCAAATTCAAAACACGGTGCGTGGCCTCAAGAAACGCATGGCCGCCATGCGCAGCTACACCTTTATCGAGCTCATGGCGTGCCCAGACGGGTGCTTGAACGGTGGGGGGCAGGTGcggccggcgcagcagccccacgcggaggtgctggacgCCGTCCTTGACGCCTACGCGAGGAATATGGAGGGCAGCCGTGAGAGGGGCGGCCTTGGCGCAGCTACagctgctgcctcttcgGGCTCGGCACTCGCCTGTATGTTTGCCAGCGCACAGCctgacagcagcgacgcccaAGCTGAGGACGGAGAAGTCATCATGAAGGCGCAGCGACGTCGCGTCGAGGCAGCATGGCAGCCCTTCGCCGATGCCACCATTGCTGCCACAGCCCCCTCACTAGGGGACGCGCTTTGGCGTTGTACATTTCGCGACCGCGAGAAGGAGTTCGCCGCGATGCTGAACGACGGCAATGTGCACAGCTTAAAATGGTGA